A region of Schistosoma mansoni strain Puerto Rico chromosome 1, complete genome DNA encodes the following proteins:
- a CDS encoding putative chaperonin containing t-complex protein 1, zeta subunit, tcpz, with the protein MASISLLNPKAEFAKAQHAFSINLAAARGLYDVLKTNLGPKGTMKMLVSGAGDIKITKDGNVLLHEMQIQHPTASLIARVATAQDDMTGDGTTSNVLLIAELLKQADVHTSEGLHPRLITEGFDIAANKCLDILSKCRIDCPSEMPDRSTLISVSATSLNTKVHSDLANLLTEHVVDAVLSIRRPNEPLDLHRIELMQMQHRTDMDTTLVKGLVLDHGGRHPNMPKRVTNAFILTCNVSFEYEKTEVNSGFFYRTAEERAALVKSEREFIDSRVQKVIALKKKVCGEVSDGDKPGFVIINQKGIDPFSLDAFAREGILALRRAKKRNMERVTLACGGYALNSVDEMTPDCLGHAGLVYEFVLGEEKYTFIEECKSPQSVTLLMRGPNKHTLNQIKDAVNDGLRAIKNTLEDECVIPGAGAFELVAYRELCKFAQSVKGRARLGVQAFADALLVIPKVLARNAGHDAQETMVKLLEEATKVDNRCNHIIPTQLVGIDLTTGEAMIPAQVGVYDNFIVKKQIINSCSVIASNILLVDEIMRAGMSSLKG; encoded by the exons ATGGCATCCATATCTCTTTTGAATCCGAAAGCAGAGTTCGCAAAGGCTCAGCATGCATTCAGTATCAATTTGGCTGCCGCAAGGGGACTCTACGACGTTTTGAAAACTAATCTTGGCCCAAAGGGGACCATGAAAAT GCTTGTTTCAGGTGCAGGCGATATCAAGATTACCAAAGACGGTAATGTTCTGCTTCATGAAATGCAAATACAACATCCTACTGCAAGTCTGATCGCGCGTGTAGCAACTGCTCAAGATGATATGACAGGTGATGGAACAACTTCAAATGTCCTTCTGATTGCTGAATTACTGAAGCAGGCAGATGTTCACACTTCCGAAGGACTTCACCCGCGTTTGATTACAGAAGGCTTTGATATCGCTGCAAACAAATGTTTGGATATACTATCCAAGTGTCGGATCGACTGCCCGTCAGAAATGCCAGATAGGAGCACACTCATATCCGTTTCGGCGACATCCCTCAATACAAAGGTCCATTCTGATTTGGCTAACCTCCTGACTGAG CATGTTGTAGATGCAGTATTATCAATTCGGCGACCGAACGAACCTTTGGACTTGCATCGAATTGAACTGATGCAAATGCAACATAGAACTGATATGGATACAACACTTGTAAAAGGGCTGGTATTAGATCATGGTGGCAGACACCCAAATATGCCTAAACGTGTAACTAATGCATTTATTTTGACTTGTAACGTTTCCTTTGAATACGAAAAAAC TGAGGTGAATTCCGGATTCTTTTATAGGACAGCGGAAGAGAGAGCGGCCCTTGTAAAGTCTGAACGGGAGTTTATTGACTCAAGAGTTCAGAAAGTGATCGCTCTGAAAAAAAAAGTATGTGGGGAGGTTAGTGATGGTGACAAACCTGGATTCGTAATAATCAATCAAAAAGGAATTGACCCATTTTCGTTAGATGCCTTCGCTCGAGAAGGAATACTTGCTCTACGTCGTGCTAAGAAACGCAATATGGAAAGAGTGACTCTTGCATGTGGTGGATATGCGCTGAACTCAGTCGATGAAATGACACCTGACTGTCTTGGACATGCCGGCCTAGTTTATGAATTTGTTTTG GGCGAAGAGAAATATACATTTATCGAAGAATGCAAAAGTCCTCAGTCAGTAACTTTGTTGATGCGTGGGCCTAATAAACATACACTCAACCAAATCAAAGATGCTGTTAATGACGGACTGCGTGCTATAAAGAACACATTAGAAGATG AGTGTGTCATTCCAGGCGCAGGAGCTTTTGAATTAGTTGCTTATCGCGAGCTATGCAAATTTGCACAGTCTGTTAAGGGTCGTGCTCGTCTCGGTGTTCAGGCATTTGCAGATGCGTTGCTTGTTATTCCAAAAGTCTTAGCTAGGAATGCCGGTCATGATGCTCAGGAGACAATGGTGAAATTGCTTGAGGAAGCAACTAAGGTGGATAATCGTTGCAACCATATTATCCCCACACAGCTCGTAGGAATTGATCTCACTACGGGGGAAGCAATGATCCCTGCTCAAGTTGGAGTTTATGACAACTTCATTgtgaaaaaacaaataattaattcatG TTCTGTTATTGCCTCCAATATATTGCTTGTTGACGAGATAATGCGAGCCGGAATGAGTTCTCTCAAAGGTTAA